A genomic stretch from Gopherus flavomarginatus isolate rGopFla2 chromosome 3, rGopFla2.mat.asm, whole genome shotgun sequence includes:
- the MFHAS1 gene encoding malignant fibrous histiocytoma-amplified sequence 1: MAEPEPPAAARRWRDAALRARKLRSNLRQLSLGPREEPEPAGPPALRRPPLPAGPGEPAALSLSGRGLEELPEGLGAALGGLRVLSLRRNRLARLPAALRHLGRLAELDLSHNRLGGLGDGEALAPLRELRKLSLSHNQLGAEGAALPGRLGALRQLEELDLSFNRLRRLPEALGRLQRLRSLDVDHNELPAFPAPLLELGALEELDCSGNRQLRVLPEGIAALRCLKILWLSGTGLGSLPEGLCQLGALESLMLDGNQLRVLPPGFGRLQRLKMLNLSSNLLGEFPEAVLALPSLEELYLSRNQLTLLPARLCQLHQLRTLWLDNNRIRYLPDSVVQLHSLEELVLQGNQIAILPEGFGQLSRVTLWKIKDNPLIQPPYEVCMKGIPYIAAYQQELAHSQPALRPRLKLVLMGLKDAGKTLLRRCLMEEERQRDSSLAAAGKDAGRTQQQQDITLVPTPEDIGKIQLGHSPITEPRDALSSKGSSLGYASIEQQDSLLSPSLKVAGKIKLEHQDVCLFPSPKVNGEAQIGHFSMLLERDAPLTPLVAGLPGTSQGIEVTDWTADVERGLTFIVYELAGDPSYDVIQSFFLSPGALYVLVVNLSAYTPRCFYSAVGYFLHWLGAKVPHAVVCMVGTHADLCAERELEEKCLDIHHQIALQEKRDAEGLQSLAQQVDDALGQDFDLRCSSPHAVFYGVSDKNLRRKKAQFQYLLNHRPQILSPVLAISCQDHYQVRRLRDKLLSVAEHRDIFPNLHRVLPKSWQVLEELHFQPQAQQLWLSWWDSARLGLQAGLTEDRLQSALSYLHESGKLLYFEEHLTLREYVFHNLPRLIDILNVFCQQDTTVLLQKLLSDTHVDELRTTQLHHYVEGFLLHGLLPAHVIRLLLKPHIQSREDLQLILELLEKMGLCYCINKPKCKPLNGATAWYKFPCYVKNEVPHAEAWINGTNLSGQSLVIEQLQIEYTFPFIFPPGLFARYSVQINSHVVQRSDGKYQIYAYRGKVPVVVSYRPARSTLQPDTLSIASHASLPNIWTAWQAITPLVEELNVLLQEWPGLYYTVHILCSKCLKRGSLNPYAFPGELLSQPRPEGVMEIICPRNGSERVNVALIYPPTPTVISPCSK, translated from the coding sequence ATGGCCGAGCCCGAGCCCCCCGCGGCGGCCCGGCGCTGGCGAGACGCCGCCCTGCGCGCACGGAAGCTGCGGAGCAACCTGCGGCAGCTGAGCCTGGGCCCCCGCGAGGAGCCGGAGCCCGCCGGGCCGCCCGCGCTTCGCCGCCCGCCGCTGCCCGCTGGGCCGGGCGAGCCGGCGGCGCTGAGCCTGAGCGGGCGCGGCCTGGAGGAGCTGCCCGAGGGGCTGGGCGCCGCGCTGGGCGGCCTGCGCGTCCTCAGCCTGCGCAGGAACCGCCTGGCCCGGCTTCCCGCCGCGCTGCGCCACCTGGGCCGCCTGGCCGAGCTCGACCTCAGCCACAACCGGCTGGGCGGCCTGGGGGACGGCGAGGCGCTGGCGCCGCTGCGGGAGCTGCGCAAGCTGAGCCTGAGCCACAACCAGCTGGGCGCGGAGGGCGCGGCGCTGCCCGGGCGGCTGGGCGCGCTGCGGCAGCTGGAGGAGCTGGACCTGAGCTTCAACCGCCTGCGCCGCCTGCCCGAGGCGCTGGGCCGCCTGCAGCGGCTGCGCTCGCTGGACGTGGACCACAACGAGCTGCCCGCCTTCCCGGCgccgctgctggagctgggcgcgCTGGAGGAGCTGGACTGCTCTGGCAACCGGCAGCTGCGCGTCCTGCCCGAGGGCATTGCTGCCTTGCGCTGCCTTAAGATCCTGTGGCTGAGTGGCACGGGGCTGGGCAGCCTGCCCGAGGGGCTGTGCCAGCTGGGCGCCCTGGAAAGCCTCATGCTGGATGGGAACCAACTGCGGGTGCTGCCCCCCGGCTTCGGCCGCCTTCAGCGCCTCAAGATGCTGAACCTCTCCTCCAACCTGCTGGGCGAGTTCCCCGAGGCTGTGCttgccctgcccagcctggaggAGCTCTACCTGAGCCGCAACCAGCTCACCCTGCTGCCTGCCCGGCTCTGCCAGCTGCACCAGCTCCGTACCCTCTGGCTGGACAACAACCGCATCCGCTACCTGCCCGACTCTGTCGTTCAGCTCCACAGCCTGGAGGAACTCGTGCTGCAGGGCAACCAGATCGCCATCCTGCCCGAGGGCTTTGGGCAGCTCTCCCGGGTCACACTCTGGAAGATCAAGGACAACCCGCTCATCCAGCCCCCTTACGAGGTTTGCATGAAGGGCATCCCCTACATTGCCGCTTACCAGCAGGAGTTGGCGCACTCCCAGCCTGCTCTCAGGCCCCGGCTCAAGCTGGTCCTCATGGGCCTGAAGGATGCTGGCAAGACCTTGCTGAGAAGGTGCctgatggaggaggagaggcagagagactcttccctggctgcagctggcAAAGATGCTGGGAGAACCCAGCAGCAACAAGACATCACCCTGGTCCCAACTCCCGAAGATATTGGGAAAATACAGCTAGGACATAGCCCCATTACTGAGCCCCGAGATGCTTTGTCTTCAAAAGGCTCCTCTCTAGGATATGCCTCCATTGAGCAGCAGGACTCGCTGCTGTCTCCGTCCCTTAAAGTTGCTGGGAAAATCAAGTTAGAGCACCAGGATGTCTGCCTGTTTCCATCCCCAAAAGTTAATGGGGAAGCCCAGATAGGACACTTCTCCATGCTGCTGGAGCGAGACGCCCCCTTGACACCATTGGTAGCAGGACTTCCAGGCACCAGCCAGGGCATCGAGGTGACAGACTGGACAGCAGATGTAGAGAGGGGTCTGACCTTCATCGTATATGAGCTAGCAGGTGACCCTAGCTATGATGTGATCCAATCCTTCTTCCTTTCGCCGGGAGCCCTGTATGTGCTGGTGGTGAACCTGAGTGCCTACACGCCACGTTGCTTCTACTCTGCAGTGGGCTACTTCCTGCACTGGCTAGGTGCCAAAGTGCCCCATGCTGTAGTGTGCATGGTGGGCACCCATGCTGACCTGTGTGCTGAGCGGGAATTGGAGGAAAAGTGCCTGGACATCCACCACCAAATTGCCCTGCAGGAGAAGCGGGATGCAGAGGGACTCCAGAGTTTGGCCCAGCAGGTGGACGATGCCCTGGGACAGGACTTTGACCTGCGTTGCTCCAGCCCCCACGCTGTCTTCTATGGGGTTTCAGACAAGAACCTGCGGCGCAAGAAGGCCCAGTTCCAGTATCTGCTCAACCACCGGCCGCAGATCCTCTCGCCGGTGCTCGCCATCAGCTGCCAGGACCACTACCAGGTGCGCCGCCTGCGGGACAAGCTTCTGTCAGTAGCTGAGCACCGGGACATCTTCCCAAACCTGCATCGGGTGCTACCCAAGTCCTGGCAGGTGCTGGAAGAGCTGCACTTCCAGCCGCAGGCTCAGCAACTGTGGCTCAGCTGGTGGGATTCGGCACGGCTGGGCTTGCAGGCGGGCCTGACCGAGGACCGACTCCAGAGCGCCCTGTCCTATCTGCATGAAAGTGGCAAGCTGCTGTACTTTGAGGAGCATTTGACTCTGCGGGAGTATGTATTCCACAATCTGCCCAGGCTCATTGACATCCTCAATGTCTTCTGCCAGCAGGACACCACGGTGCTGCTCCAGAAACTGCTCAGTGACACCCATGTAGATGAACTGAGAACCACCCAGCTCCACCACTACGTGGAAGGATTCCTGCTGCATGGGCTCCTTCCTGCCCACGTTATCCGCCTGCTTCTTAAGCCCCATATTCAGAGCCGGGAGGACCTGCAGCTTATCCTGGAGCTGCTGGAGAAAATGGGGCTCTGCTACTGCATCAATAAGCCCAAATGCAAGCCCCTCAATGGGGCCACTGCCTGGTACAAGTTCCCCTGCTATGTGAAGAATGAAGTGCCCCATGCAGAGGCGTGGATTAATGGTACAAACCTGAGTGGACAGTCTCTTGTCATTGAACAGTTGCAGATTGAATACACCTTCCCCTTCATTTTCCCTCCTGGGTTATTTGCACGCTACAGTGTCCAGATTAACAGTCATGTGGTTCAGCGGTCTGATGGCAAATACCAGATTTATGCCTACAGGGGGAAAGTACCTGTGGTGGTGAGTTACAGGCCTGCTCGGAGCACTCTGCAACCAGATACTCTGTCTATTGCTAGTCACGCATCTCTACCAAATATATGGACAGCCTGGCAAGCTATTACTCCCTTAGTGGAAGAACTGAATGTACTGCTTCAAGAGTGGCCAGGTCTGTACTACACTGTGCACATCCTCTGCTCCAAGTGCCTTAAAAGGGGATCGCTGAACCCATACGCTTTTCCAG